From Variimorphobacter saccharofermentans, one genomic window encodes:
- a CDS encoding glycoside hydrolase family 5 protein, translated as MKRVYITLIMLIFTIYLFACSKENQLQEKTQIETATNEEISVTPTEKGEVKDQQSSQNEQTSPVKKETIERQEMRDISSVELIKEMKIGWNLGNTMDATGGNGVNSELSWGNPLTNEEMIKTIKAAGFNILRIPITWEKHLGPAPDYIIDEAWLNRVQTIVNYGIDSDMFVIINMHHEDWHFPSYENADNAKDILTKVWRQIADRFENYDEHLIFEDLNEPRMKGTNVEWTGGNEEGRDVVNQLNAAFIETIRNSGGNNPLRHLMIPPYAASSDPITWSNFIVPEDDKVIVSIHAYTPWNFTLNEYGTSEWTLSNSNDTWEIDNLMNNIYESFISKGIPVIIGEFGARDKENMQSRVEWAEYYVQSATEKGIPCIWWDNGAFTGEGELFGILDRRGLSWKYPEIVDALMKGIQ; from the coding sequence ATGAAAAGGGTTTACATAACTTTAATAATGCTGATTTTTACTATTTATTTATTTGCATGTAGTAAAGAAAATCAGCTACAAGAAAAAACTCAGATAGAAACAGCTACAAATGAGGAGATCTCTGTGACGCCAACGGAGAAAGGAGAAGTTAAAGACCAGCAGTCTTCTCAGAATGAGCAAACATCTCCAGTAAAAAAAGAGACAATTGAACGACAGGAAATGCGAGATATATCATCTGTGGAACTTATAAAAGAAATGAAAATCGGGTGGAACTTAGGGAATACTATGGATGCTACCGGAGGTAATGGGGTTAACTCAGAGTTATCCTGGGGAAATCCATTAACTAACGAAGAAATGATAAAAACGATTAAGGCAGCAGGATTTAATATTCTAAGAATTCCTATTACTTGGGAGAAACATTTAGGACCGGCGCCGGATTACATCATCGATGAGGCGTGGTTAAACCGAGTTCAAACCATAGTAAACTATGGGATTGATAGTGATATGTTTGTAATAATTAATATGCACCATGAGGATTGGCATTTTCCTTCATATGAAAATGCGGATAATGCAAAGGATATTTTAACAAAGGTGTGGAGGCAGATTGCAGACCGTTTTGAGAATTACGATGAGCACTTAATATTCGAAGATTTAAATGAACCCCGAATGAAGGGAACGAATGTTGAGTGGACTGGGGGAAATGAAGAAGGAAGAGATGTTGTAAATCAGCTAAATGCAGCATTCATAGAAACTATTCGTAATTCAGGAGGAAATAACCCATTAAGACATTTAATGATTCCACCATACGCAGCATCTTCTGATCCAATTACATGGAGTAATTTTATTGTACCAGAGGATGATAAAGTAATTGTATCGATACATGCATATACACCCTGGAACTTTACTCTCAATGAATATGGAACCTCAGAATGGACATTGAGTAATAGTAACGATACCTGGGAAATCGATAACCTGATGAATAACATATATGAAAGCTTTATTAGTAAAGGTATTCCAGTTATCATCGGAGAATTTGGTGCGAGGGACAAAGAGAATATGCAAAGCCGAGTAGAATGGGCAGAATACTATGTTCAGAGCGCAACAGAAAAGGGCATTCCTTGTATTTGGTGGGATAATGGTGCTTTTACCGGAGAGGGAGAGCTATTCGGAATACTGGATCGCAGAGGTCTGTCTTGGAAGTACCCTGAAATAGTGGATGCATTAATGAAAGGAATACAATAA
- a CDS encoding Fe-S-containing hydro-lyase — protein MDKYINTPLTTDKVEDLQAGDYVYITGTIYSARDAAHKRMYEAMMNGDNIPINLRDTILYYLGPTPEREGQVIGSAGPTTSSRMDKYTPLLLDHGLKGMIGKGKRSKEVIESMIKNKAVYFAAVGGAGALLSKRIKSSKVIAYDDLGTEAIRELYVENFPVIVVIDSNGNNLYEIVMQSS, from the coding sequence ATGGATAAATATATCAATACCCCCCTTACAACGGATAAGGTAGAAGACTTACAGGCCGGTGATTATGTATATATTACCGGAACCATCTATTCGGCAAGAGATGCAGCACATAAGAGAATGTATGAAGCTATGATGAATGGTGATAACATTCCTATAAATTTAAGGGATACCATTCTTTATTATCTTGGACCCACTCCAGAACGGGAAGGGCAAGTAATTGGATCTGCAGGACCGACTACCAGCAGTCGTATGGATAAATATACACCTCTTCTTTTAGATCATGGTTTAAAGGGTATGATAGGAAAAGGAAAGAGAAGTAAAGAAGTAATAGAATCCATGATAAAGAATAAAGCAGTATATTTTGCAGCAGTTGGCGGAGCAGGAGCGCTACTTTCAAAAAGAATTAAATCCTCGAAAGTAATTGCCTATGACGATCTGGGAACAGAGGCTATTCGTGAACTTTATGTTGAGAACTTTCCTGTGATTGTTGTAATTGATTCAAATGGAAATAATTTATATGAAATAGTTATGCAAAGCAGTTGA
- a CDS encoding fumarate hydratase, with product MRIIQTEDIIKNIKEMCIEANYQLASDVEKRVRSAYEQETSTLGKQILGQLGENLDIASEDSIPICQDTGMAVVFIKIGQNVSIEGMNLEDAINEGIRQGYREGYLRKSVVSDPLIRDNTKDNTPGIIHYEIVPGDHIEITVAPKGFGSENMSRVYMLKPSDGMEGIKQAVLETVKLAGPNACPPIVVGVGIGGTFEKCAILAKKALARSMDTPSDKEHIKKLEEELLDEINKLGIGPGGLGGKTTTLGVNIETYPTHIAGLPVAINICCHVNRHVTRIL from the coding sequence ATGAGAATAATTCAAACAGAAGATATAATAAAAAATATTAAGGAAATGTGCATCGAAGCCAACTATCAGTTGGCTTCTGATGTAGAAAAGCGGGTTCGGAGCGCATATGAGCAGGAAACCTCCACTCTTGGTAAACAGATACTAGGACAACTAGGGGAGAATCTTGATATAGCATCAGAAGATTCTATACCGATTTGTCAGGATACCGGTATGGCAGTTGTTTTTATTAAAATTGGTCAAAACGTAAGTATTGAAGGAATGAATCTGGAGGATGCTATTAATGAAGGAATCCGCCAAGGATATAGGGAAGGCTATTTAAGAAAATCAGTTGTATCTGATCCGTTAATTAGAGATAATACAAAAGACAATACACCGGGAATTATCCATTATGAAATAGTACCGGGAGATCATATTGAAATCACAGTGGCTCCCAAAGGTTTTGGAAGCGAGAATATGAGCAGAGTATATATGTTGAAGCCATCAGATGGTATGGAAGGAATAAAGCAGGCAGTACTTGAAACAGTAAAGTTAGCCGGGCCAAATGCCTGTCCTCCTATTGTAGTAGGAGTAGGAATCGGGGGAACCTTTGAGAAATGTGCTATACTGGCTAAGAAGGCATTGGCAAGAAGCATGGATACTCCTTCAGACAAAGAACATATAAAAAAGCTGGAAGAGGAGCTTCTTGACGAAATCAATAAGCTCGGTATAGGACCTGGAGGGTTAGGGGGTAAAACAACCACACTGGGAGTGAATATTGAGACCTACCCGACTCACATAGCCGGACTTCCGGTAGCGATTAATATTTGTTGTCATGTTAATCGACATGTAACTCGGATTTTGTAG
- the gyrA gene encoding DNA gyrase subunit A encodes MDEFIFDKVHDVDLRKTMETSYIDYAMSVIAARALPDVRDGLKPVQRRILYAMIELNNGPDKPHRKCARIVGDTMGKYHPHGDSSIYEALVKLAQDFSTRYPLIDGHGNFGSIDGDGAAAMRYTEARLSKISMEMLSDINKDTVDFSPNFDETEKEPNVLPSRYPNLLVNGTSGIAVGMATNIPPHNLREVINGVLKIIDNYVEEDRETDIEELLEIIKGPDFPTGAEILGTAGINEAYRTGRGKIRVRAVTNIEPMANGKNRIIVTELPYMVNKARLIEKIADLVKEKKIDGITELRDESDRTGMRIVIELRRDVNANVILNHLYKHTQLQDTFGVIMLALVNNEPRVLNLYQMLDYYLQHQKEVVTRRTKYDLNKAEERAHILQGLLIALDNIDEVISIIRSSQNGNIAKERLIERFALSDPQAQAIIDMRLRALTGLEREKLENEFAELMNKIAEYKAILADEKKLLGVIKEEITIIRDKYGDERRTSIGYDEFDISMEDLIPNENTVIAMTRLGYIKRMTIDNFKSQHRGGKGIKGMQTIEEDFIEDLLMTTNHHYIMFFTNKGRVYRLKAYEIPESSRTARGTAIVNLLQLLPEERITAIIPLKEYKSDRFLFMATKNGIVKKTPIRDYENIRKSGLQAINLREDDELIEVKSTNLQKDIFLITKNGMCIRFNERDVRPTGRTSMGVIGMTLTGEDEVVGMQLNTQGKYLLFVSENGMGKCTDMDEFTVQRRGGKGVKCYKITEKTGDVVGVKAVSEDNEVMLITTEGIIIRIMVSDISVLGRITSGVKLMAIDTDTDIKVASLAKVRESNNNTTDEEVIKNLEKELDEENASIDLSNYMDSELDDYMDDTDDVINEDDSELEEEEDK; translated from the coding sequence ATGGATGAGTTTATCTTCGACAAGGTGCATGATGTCGATCTGAGAAAAACCATGGAAACATCATATATTGATTATGCCATGTCTGTTATCGCCGCACGTGCCTTGCCCGATGTAAGGGACGGATTAAAACCGGTACAAAGAAGAATTTTATATGCAATGATAGAATTGAATAATGGACCTGATAAACCGCATCGTAAATGTGCGCGTATTGTCGGTGATACCATGGGTAAATATCATCCGCATGGAGATAGCTCTATTTATGAAGCATTAGTAAAACTTGCACAGGATTTTTCTACCAGATATCCTTTAATTGATGGACATGGAAACTTTGGTTCGATTGATGGTGATGGTGCAGCGGCTATGCGTTATACAGAGGCTCGCTTAAGTAAGATTTCCATGGAAATGTTATCGGACATCAATAAAGATACCGTTGACTTTTCTCCGAACTTTGATGAAACAGAAAAAGAACCAAATGTATTACCTTCAAGATATCCGAATCTGTTAGTAAATGGTACCTCAGGTATTGCAGTTGGTATGGCGACTAATATTCCGCCTCATAATTTACGTGAGGTTATTAATGGTGTTCTGAAAATTATAGATAATTATGTTGAGGAAGACAGAGAGACAGATATTGAAGAATTACTGGAGATTATTAAAGGACCTGACTTTCCTACAGGAGCAGAAATCCTAGGAACAGCTGGAATTAATGAAGCATATCGTACCGGTAGAGGTAAGATCAGGGTAAGAGCAGTTACCAATATTGAGCCTATGGCCAATGGGAAAAATCGTATTATAGTTACGGAATTGCCATACATGGTAAATAAGGCTCGATTAATAGAGAAAATAGCAGATTTAGTAAAAGAAAAGAAAATAGATGGTATTACGGAGCTTCGTGATGAATCTGACCGTACCGGTATGAGAATTGTTATCGAGCTACGGAGAGATGTAAATGCCAATGTAATATTGAATCATTTATATAAACATACTCAATTACAGGATACCTTTGGCGTTATTATGCTTGCTCTGGTTAATAATGAACCTCGCGTATTAAATCTTTATCAGATGCTTGATTATTATCTGCAACATCAAAAAGAGGTTGTTACCAGAAGAACAAAGTATGACTTAAATAAAGCAGAGGAAAGAGCACATATTTTACAAGGCTTATTAATCGCTCTTGATAATATTGATGAAGTAATTTCAATTATACGTTCCTCGCAGAATGGTAATATAGCGAAGGAAAGATTGATTGAACGATTTGCTTTATCCGATCCACAGGCGCAAGCAATCATTGACATGAGGCTACGTGCATTGACCGGTTTGGAAAGAGAAAAACTGGAAAATGAATTTGCAGAACTTATGAATAAGATTGCTGAGTATAAAGCAATACTTGCAGATGAAAAGAAATTACTTGGCGTTATAAAAGAAGAGATAACGATTATACGTGACAAGTATGGAGATGAAAGAAGAACTTCCATTGGATATGATGAATTTGATATTTCCATGGAAGATTTAATACCTAATGAGAATACAGTTATCGCCATGACTAGACTTGGTTATATCAAGAGAATGACAATTGATAACTTCAAGAGTCAGCATCGTGGAGGTAAAGGAATTAAGGGTATGCAGACAATTGAGGAGGATTTCATAGAAGATCTTCTGATGACGACAAATCATCATTATATTATGTTCTTTACGAATAAAGGACGGGTATATCGACTAAAAGCATATGAAATTCCAGAATCAAGCAGAACTGCCAGAGGAACAGCTATTGTAAATCTGTTGCAGCTATTGCCGGAGGAAAGAATTACTGCAATAATTCCATTAAAAGAATACAAATCAGACCGCTTCCTGTTCATGGCAACCAAGAATGGAATTGTTAAGAAGACGCCGATTCGTGATTATGAGAATATCAGAAAGTCCGGATTACAGGCAATTAATTTAAGGGAAGATGATGAGTTGATAGAAGTAAAATCAACGAATCTTCAAAAAGATATATTCTTGATAACGAAGAATGGTATGTGTATTCGCTTTAATGAAAGGGATGTACGTCCTACCGGCAGAACCTCTATGGGTGTAATCGGAATGACCTTAACCGGTGAGGATGAAGTAGTTGGAATGCAATTAAATACACAGGGTAAATACTTACTCTTCGTATCTGAAAATGGTATGGGCAAGTGTACTGATATGGATGAATTTACAGTACAGCGCCGAGGAGGAAAAGGAGTAAAATGCTATAAGATCACCGAAAAAACAGGTGATGTAGTAGGTGTTAAGGCAGTAAGTGAAGATAACGAAGTAATGTTAATCACTACAGAAGGAATTATCATTCGTATAATGGTGAGTGATATCTCAGTACTTGGGCGTATTACTTCAGGAGTAAAGCTAATGGCTATCGATACGGATACCGACATCAAGGTTGCTAGCTTAGCAAAGGTAAGAGAAAGCAATAATAATACAACAGATGAGGAAGTAATCAAGAATTTAGAGAAAGAACTGGATGAAGAGAATGCTTCGATTGATTTATCCAACTATATGGATTCTGAACTGGATGATTATATGGATGACACAGACGATGTGATCAATGAGGATGATTCAGAACTGGAAGAAGAAGAGGATAAATAA
- the gyrB gene encoding DNA topoisomerase (ATP-hydrolyzing) subunit B — protein sequence MSNEYGADQIQILEGLEAVRKRPGMYIGSTSSKGLHHLVYEIVDNAIDEALAGYCDTIDVTINPNNSVTVIDNGRGIPVGINQKAGIPAVEVVFTILHAGGKFGGGGYKVSGGLHGVGASVVNALSEWLEVEICVDGKKYFQRYERGKVMNPLKEIGDSDCRGTKVTFLPDKEIFEETVYDFDVLKQRLREMAFLTKNIKINLRDLREEEVKERTFHYAGGIKEYVEYLNKHKDPIYPEIIYCEGQRDAVYVEVALQHNNTYTEGIYSFVNNITTPEGGTHLAGFKNAITKTFNDYARAQKYLKDTDANLSGEDIREGLTAIISVKIPEPQFEGQTKQKLGNSEARGAVDSVVSEQLTYFLEQNPNVAKIICEKAVLAQRARDAARKARDLTRRKTALEGMSLPGKLADCSEKDPSKCEIYIVEGDSAGGSAKTARSRATQAILPLRGKILNVEKSRLDKILVNNEIKAMITAFGTGISEDFDITKLRYHKIIIMTDADVDGAHISTLLLTFFYRFMPELIKQGYVYKAQPPLYKVEKNKIVRYAYSDEELNQILTELGRDGNNKIQRYKGLGEMDAEQLWDTTMDPEKRVLLRVTMDEEESSEIDLTFTTLMGDKVEPRREFIEANAKYVKNLDI from the coding sequence ATGAGTAACGAATATGGTGCTGATCAAATTCAAATACTAGAAGGTTTGGAGGCTGTTAGAAAAAGGCCGGGTATGTATATTGGATCTACTTCTTCCAAAGGGCTACATCACCTCGTTTATGAAATTGTCGATAATGCAATTGACGAGGCTTTGGCAGGATATTGTGATACCATTGATGTGACGATTAATCCAAATAATTCTGTAACTGTCATTGATAATGGTCGTGGTATACCCGTTGGTATTAATCAAAAGGCCGGCATTCCAGCAGTAGAAGTTGTATTTACCATATTGCATGCAGGTGGAAAATTCGGTGGTGGAGGATATAAGGTATCTGGAGGACTCCATGGCGTAGGTGCATCTGTCGTAAATGCTTTATCGGAATGGCTGGAAGTCGAAATATGTGTTGATGGAAAAAAATATTTTCAAAGATATGAACGTGGTAAGGTTATGAATCCTCTTAAGGAAATTGGTGATTCCGACTGTAGAGGAACAAAGGTAACATTTTTACCAGATAAAGAAATATTTGAAGAAACCGTATATGATTTTGATGTATTGAAGCAAAGACTTCGGGAGATGGCTTTTTTAACAAAGAATATAAAGATTAATCTGCGTGATCTTCGAGAGGAAGAAGTTAAAGAAAGAACATTTCATTATGCCGGAGGAATTAAGGAATACGTTGAATATTTAAATAAACATAAGGATCCCATATATCCCGAAATAATCTATTGTGAGGGACAAAGGGACGCAGTATATGTTGAAGTTGCATTACAGCATAACAATACCTATACAGAAGGAATCTACAGTTTTGTTAATAATATAACAACTCCGGAAGGAGGTACCCATCTGGCAGGTTTTAAGAATGCCATTACGAAAACCTTTAATGATTATGCAAGGGCTCAAAAATACTTGAAGGATACCGATGCAAATCTATCCGGTGAGGATATTCGAGAAGGATTAACAGCGATTATCAGTGTTAAGATACCGGAACCTCAGTTTGAAGGACAAACAAAGCAAAAGCTTGGTAATAGTGAAGCCAGAGGGGCAGTAGATAGTGTAGTGAGTGAGCAGCTGACTTATTTTCTTGAGCAGAATCCAAATGTAGCTAAAATAATATGTGAAAAAGCAGTTTTAGCACAAAGAGCGAGGGATGCGGCAAGAAAAGCAAGAGATTTAACAAGAAGAAAGACTGCTTTAGAGGGAATGAGTCTGCCAGGTAAGCTTGCCGATTGTTCTGAGAAGGATCCTTCAAAATGTGAAATATATATTGTTGAGGGTGATTCTGCGGGTGGATCTGCGAAGACGGCCAGATCAAGAGCAACTCAGGCAATACTACCTTTGCGTGGTAAGATTCTAAATGTAGAAAAATCGAGACTTGATAAGATTTTGGTCAATAATGAAATAAAGGCAATGATCACTGCGTTTGGAACTGGTATATCGGAGGATTTTGATATTACCAAATTAAGATATCACAAGATAATTATTATGACAGATGCCGATGTAGATGGTGCCCATATCAGTACATTACTGCTTACCTTCTTCTATCGCTTTATGCCGGAATTAATCAAGCAGGGTTATGTCTATAAGGCACAACCACCTCTTTACAAAGTAGAAAAGAATAAAATTGTTCGATATGCATATAGCGATGAGGAATTGAATCAAATATTAACAGAGTTAGGAAGAGATGGTAATAACAAGATTCAGCGGTATAAGGGTCTTGGTGAAATGGACGCAGAACAGCTTTGGGATACTACGATGGATCCGGAGAAAAGAGTTTTACTCCGTGTAACAATGGATGAAGAGGAATCTTCAGAAATTGATTTAACCTTTACAACTTTAATGGGTGACAAAGTAGAACCTAGAAGAGAGTTCATTGAAGCAAATGCAAAGTATGTTAAAAATCTGGATATTTAA
- the recF gene encoding DNA replication/repair protein RecF (All proteins in this family for which functions are known are DNA-binding proteins that assist the filamentation of RecA onto DNA for the initiation of recombination or recombinational repair.) — protein MIVKSLELKDYRNYNNLNVQFHSGTNILYGENAQGKTNILEAIYLCGTTKSHRGSKDKEVIMFEKEESHIRVQLDKNNIEHRIDLHLKKNKAKGVAIDGHPIKKQGELFGMLNLVFFSPEDLYIIKNGPSERRRFLDLELCQLDKIYLNNLSNYNKVLQQRNNLLKQIGFNRNLLETLYIWDAKLIEYGKKIIVSRFDFIDKLNSIVGDIHKKLTGGKEELKLQYEPNVEVHIFEDKLKKSLERDLALKMTNVGPHRDDFNFLVGTIDIRKYGSQGQQRTAALSCKLAEIDLVKSIIKDNPILLLDDVLSELDRQRQTYLLNSIGEIQTIITCTGLEEFINHRFQYNKIFHVEEGNVTEKNQL, from the coding sequence ATGATTGTAAAATCATTAGAATTAAAAGATTATCGTAACTATAATAATCTTAATGTGCAATTTCATAGTGGTACTAATATATTATATGGTGAAAATGCTCAGGGAAAAACCAATATTCTGGAAGCAATTTATCTTTGTGGAACTACGAAATCACATCGTGGAAGTAAAGATAAAGAAGTTATCATGTTCGAAAAAGAGGAATCTCATATAAGAGTACAGTTAGATAAAAATAATATAGAGCATCGAATTGATTTACACTTGAAAAAAAATAAAGCCAAAGGGGTTGCCATAGATGGCCATCCAATAAAAAAGCAAGGTGAATTGTTTGGTATGTTAAACCTTGTGTTTTTTTCGCCGGAGGATCTTTATATTATTAAGAATGGACCAAGTGAAAGAAGAAGATTCCTCGATTTGGAACTATGCCAGTTAGATAAAATCTATCTTAATAATTTGTCGAATTATAATAAAGTACTTCAACAAAGAAACAATTTGTTAAAGCAAATTGGTTTTAATCGGAATTTATTGGAAACACTATATATATGGGATGCTAAATTAATTGAGTACGGGAAAAAGATAATTGTATCCCGTTTTGATTTTATTGATAAGTTAAATTCTATTGTTGGTGATATACATAAGAAACTTACGGGTGGTAAGGAAGAATTAAAGCTTCAGTATGAACCAAATGTTGAGGTTCATATATTTGAAGATAAGTTAAAGAAATCACTTGAACGTGACTTAGCATTAAAAATGACAAATGTAGGTCCTCATAGAGATGACTTTAATTTTTTAGTAGGAACCATAGATATTCGAAAGTATGGATCCCAGGGTCAACAACGAACAGCTGCTTTATCTTGTAAGCTTGCAGAAATTGATTTGGTTAAGTCAATTATTAAGGATAATCCGATATTATTATTGGATGATGTATTATCTGAATTGGACAGGCAAAGACAAACATATTTGTTAAACAGTATAGGAGAGATACAGACAATTATTACCTGTACTGGATTGGAAGAGTTTATTAATCATAGGTTTCAATATAATAAGATATTTCATGTAGAAGAGGGTAATGTAACAGAGAAGAATCAGCTTTAG
- a CDS encoding RNA-binding S4 domain-containing protein yields the protein MHQIKLREDYIKLGQALKAAGLVGSGVDAKNEILDGYVKVNGNVELQRGKKLYDGDMVEYKGEQIKIIK from the coding sequence ATGCATCAAATAAAACTAAGAGAAGACTATATTAAATTAGGTCAGGCATTGAAAGCAGCTGGACTTGTTGGTTCAGGAGTAGATGCTAAAAATGAGATTCTTGACGGTTACGTGAAAGTGAATGGTAATGTTGAGTTACAAAGAGGTAAAAAGCTCTATGACGGAGATATGGTAGAGTATAAGGGAGAACAGATAAAGATAATAAAATAA
- the dnaN gene encoding DNA polymerase III subunit beta, translating into MKIQCQKSDLLNGVNIVLKAVPVKSTMPILECLIIEATEQTIKLIANDMELGIETLVKGTIHETGSVALNAKIFSEIIRRLPENDVYITTDHNYMTEIVCEKAKFSISGRSGEEFPYLPNIEKDNPVVLSQFTLKEVIRQTVFSISDNESNKIMTGELFEIKNNELRVISLDGHRISIRKILMKDSYEDRKVIIPGKTLNEISKILSGEVSSLVNIFFTDKHALFEFDDTVVLTRLIEGEYYRIDQMLSSDYETKVTINKKELQNCIERASLLIRETDKKPIILDISNNNFELKINTAIGSMNEEIDITLEGKDIIIGFNPKFLLDALRVIDDETVDIYLINAKAPCFIRNQDQSYIYLILPVNINVTA; encoded by the coding sequence ATGAAAATCCAATGTCAAAAATCGGATCTTTTAAATGGTGTTAATATTGTTTTGAAAGCAGTACCTGTAAAATCAACGATGCCAATTTTGGAATGTCTAATTATAGAAGCAACAGAACAGACTATTAAATTGATAGCAAATGATATGGAATTAGGAATTGAGACCTTAGTTAAGGGAACCATTCATGAAACGGGATCTGTTGCATTGAACGCTAAGATCTTTTCAGAAATTATAAGAAGATTACCTGAAAATGATGTATACATTACTACTGATCATAATTATATGACAGAAATAGTTTGCGAGAAGGCTAAATTCTCTATATCGGGTAGATCAGGAGAAGAGTTTCCATATCTTCCTAATATTGAGAAGGATAATCCGGTTGTATTATCCCAATTTACATTAAAGGAAGTGATAAGACAAACTGTATTTTCAATTTCCGATAATGAAAGTAATAAAATAATGACCGGAGAATTATTTGAGATAAAGAATAATGAACTAAGAGTTATTTCCCTGGATGGTCATAGAATCTCTATTCGAAAAATATTAATGAAGGACTCCTATGAAGATCGAAAAGTTATTATACCTGGAAAAACATTAAATGAGATCAGTAAAATATTATCGGGAGAAGTATCTTCGTTAGTGAATATCTTCTTTACGGACAAGCATGCTTTATTTGAGTTTGATGATACAGTTGTGTTAACGAGATTAATTGAAGGGGAATACTACCGTATCGATCAGATGCTTTCCAGTGATTACGAAACTAAGGTTACGATAAATAAAAAAGAACTTCAGAACTGTATTGAAAGAGCTTCGTTATTGATTCGTGAAACGGATAAGAAACCAATTATTTTAGATATATCGAATAATAATTTTGAATTAAAGATTAATACAGCGATCGGTTCCATGAACGAAGAAATCGATATTACACTTGAAGGAAAAGATATCATTATTGGATTTAATCCAAAATTCTTATTGGATGCATTAAGAGTAATTGATGATGAGACAGTTGATATTTATTTAATAAATGCGAAAGCTCCCTGCTTCATCCGTAATCAGGATCAGTCATACATTTATTTAATATTACCTGTAAATATTAATGTTACGGCATAG